From one Brachypodium distachyon strain Bd21 chromosome 4, Brachypodium_distachyon_v3.0, whole genome shotgun sequence genomic stretch:
- the LOC104585129 gene encoding proline-rich protein 36, with amino-acid sequence MGPSVLGLPPTSASSILQEDALPHRESPPCFFLPPPNSLAAQLLLPFYFFLPPVASFPGRSPCSLSVSSHGRWSPAAPSSLELPRRLPPPSTLPHELLSWRPRSSLSPRLPPATPWPRAPPALPLPVGRAGLAPCGSLSTRAAAELAASPPRRRRLSPTPAPARASHHAGDHLCASSAARTHLAVDLHQQLQWAPPSSSRCGLLAAALLVAGSAPTCRAPHQPPLPPARRPSSLLLGPSASPSQRLRVLAAVLLLPLLAVVLPLLRECFAVSLPKSLLCAMKTEESPSRCGEPLLGLHRLLDYAD; translated from the exons ATGGGGCCGAGCGTGCTAGGTCTTCCCCcgacctccgcctcctccattcTGCAAGAGGACGCCCTGCCCCACCGTGAG TCCCctccttgtttttttctccCTCCCCCTAAttccctggccgcccagcttctcctccccttctacttctttcttcctcccgtAGCTAGTTTCCCTGGCCGATCCCCTTGCTCTCTCTCGGTTTCCTCCCATGGGCGCTGGAGCCCTGCTGCTCCCTCCTCCCTTGAGCTCCCCAggcgcctccctcctcctagCACCCTCCCTCACGAGCTCCTCTCATGGCGCCCTCGAAGCTCCCTCTCCCCGCGCCTTCCTCCTGCGACCCCCTGGCCACGCGCGCCACCGGCGCTGCCTCTCCCCGTCGGCCGCGCCGGCCTCGCGCCCTGCGGCTCCCTCtccacgcgcgccgccgccgagctcgccgcctctccacctcgccggcgccgcctctcccCGACGCCCGCGCCTGCCCGCGCCTCTCACCACGCCGGCGACCACCTCTgcgcgagctccgccgcccgcacccacctcgccgtcgacctccACCAGCAGCTGCAGTgggctcctccttcctccagcAGGTGCGGCCTCCTCGCTGCTGCTCTCCTCGTCGCTGGTAGCGCCCCCACCTGCAGGGCTCCCCACcagcctcctctgcctccagcCCGCAGGCCCAgctccctcctccttggccCATCCGCAAGCCCAAGCCAG CGCCTCCGTGTGCTTGCTGCCGTGCTACTGTTGCCGCTGCTAGCTGTCGTGTTACCGCTGCTCCGCGAGTGCTTCGCCGTGTCGCTGCCCAAGTCTTTGTTGTGCGCCATGAAGACCGAAGAATCTCCGAGCCGATGCGGTGAACCACTACTTGGACTACATCGTCTACTCGACTACGCCGACTAA
- the LOC106866613 gene encoding uncharacterized protein LOC106866613 isoform X1 produces the protein MPGVASSKFEPSAEEECSPEMGYPVARPREAGLHPTVVCCGGGPMVSRSSSPSTKSRPVRYSSGGSSRTKSGHWPTMRFSKNREKLHLALLALQFRKEAVQPRDCIAASARVARRIFGKISKIWRFRCKVLAYAGPEVLVVAASDLGGL, from the exons ATGCCGGGCGTCGCGTCGTCGAAGTTCGAGCCCTCCGCGGAGGAGGAGTGCTCGCCGGAGATGGGGTATCCGGTGGCGAGGCCGCGGGAAGCCGGCCTCCACCCGACCGTAGTCTGTTGCGGTGGCGGGCCCATGGTGTCGaggtcctcgtcgccgtcaACAAAGTCGAGGCCCGTCCGGTATTCCAGCGGTGGTTCTTCAAGAACAAAATCG GGACACTGGCCTACAATGAGGTTCAGtaaaaacagagaaaaatTGCATCTCGCCCTATTGGCCTTACAGTTTAGGAAGGAAGCGGTACAGCCGCGAGACTGCATCGCCGCGTCAGCGCGCGTGGCTAGGAGGATTTTCGGGAAAATATCAAAG ATTTGGCGGTTTCGTTGCAAGGTCTTGGCATATGCCGGCCCTGAGGTGCTTGTGGTGGCGGCGTCAGATCTGGGTGGCCTGTAG
- the CBF3 gene encoding dehydration-responsive element-binding protein 1H: MDMDGSDQQITSPSSSSSHDQYGVVWSPPPPKRPAGRTKFKETRHPVYRGVRHRGNAGRWVCEVRVPGTSGKRLWLGTHLTAESAARAHDAAMLALHGPSAAAAARLLNFPDSAWLLAVTPSALADHDEIQRVAIAAVVDFQRREAATVQVVNEPPINPAFAPLPPDNAVPWASSQPSATTGMFGEPVAMDSNMFELDMTSEMDVGRYYADLAEGLLMEPPQPAPDTGACWESGDDGDDATLWSYRNDLP, from the coding sequence ATGGACATGGACGGCTCCGATCAACAGATCACCTCcccttcctcgtcgtcctcgcacGACCAGTACGGGGTGGTGtggtcgccgccaccgccgaagCGCCCAGCCGGGCGCACCAAGTTCAaggagacgcgccacccggTGTACCGCGGAGTGCGTCACCGGGGCAATGCCGGCCGATGGGTGTGCGAGGTGCGCGTGCCCGGCACCAGCGGCAAGCGGCTCTGGCTCGGGACGCACCTCACCGCcgagtccgccgcccgcgcccacgaCGCGGCCATGCTCGCGCTGCAcggcccctccgccgccgccgccgcacgccttCTCAACTTCCCGGACTCCGCGTGGCTCCTCGCCGTGACGCCATCCGCACTCGCCGACCACGACGAGATCCAGCGcgtcgccattgccgccgtcgtcgactTCCAGCGCCGCGAGGCCGCCACCGTTCAAGTCGTCAATGAGCCGCCCATCAACCCCGCATTCGCGCCATTGCCGCCTGACAATGCTGTCCCTTGGGCGTCGTCCCAACCTTCTGCCACCACTGGAATGTTTGGAGAGCCGGTTGCAATGGACAGCAACATGTTCGAGCTCGACATGACCAGCGAAATGGACGTCGGCAGGTACTACGCGGACCTCGCGGAGGGGCTGCTCATGGAGCCGCCGCAGCCCGCGCCGGACACCGGGGCGTGCTGGGAAAGCGGGGACGACGGAGATGACGCCACCCTCTGGAGTTACCGAAACGATTTACCCTGA
- the LOC100830551 gene encoding dehydration-responsive element-binding protein 1H yields the protein MDAADSPSSSSSHEQHGAACPPPAPPRPKRPAGRTKFKETRHPVYRGVRRRGPAGRWVCEVRVPGKRGQRLWLGTHLTADSAARAHDAAMLALRGPFSATACHLNFPDSAWLLAMPCVLPSDLAAVRRAALAAVADFQRREVARGDATVPVVEDIASSATALPSYMDDASSWAASFQPCEIGNFDVPVGMFELDMAGEMDLGVYYADLAEGLLMEPPQMTPDTEACWEIGYYSHGGAEATLWNY from the coding sequence ATGGACGCGGCCGACTCcccttcctcgtcgtcctcgcacGAGCAGCACGGGGCGGCGTGTccaccaccggcgccgccgcggccgaagCGCCCCGCGGGGCGCACCAAGTTCAAGGAGACGCGGCACCCGGTGTACCGCGGCGTGCGCCGCCGGGGCCCCGCCGGCCGCTGGGTCTGCGAGGTCCGCGTCCCGGGGAAGCGTGGCCAGCGGCTCTGGCTCGGGACGCACCTCACCGCCGactccgccgcgcgcgcccacgACGCGGCCATGCTCGCGCTGCGCGGACCCTTCTCCGCCACTGCGTGCCACCTCAATTTCCCGGACTCCGCTTGGCTGCTCGCCATGCCGTGCGTGCTCCCCAGCGACCTTGCCGCCGTccggcgcgccgccctcgcggcCGTCGCAGACTTCCAGCGCCGGGAGGTCGCCCGCGGCGACGCCACCGTCCCCGTGGTTGAGGATATCGCCTCCAGCGCAACTGCGCTGCCCTCGTACATGGACGATGCCAGCTCGTGGGCGGCGTCGTTCCAACCTTGTGAAATTGGAAATTTTGACGTTCCGGTTGGCATGTTCGAGCTCGACATGGCCGGCGAAATGGACTTGGGCGTGTACTACGCGGACCTTGCGGAGGGGCTGCTCATGGAGCCGCCACAGATGACGCCGGATACCGAGGCGTGCTGGGAAATTGGATACTACAGCCATGGAGGAGCTGAGGCCACGCTCTGGAACTACTGA
- the CBF5 gene encoding dehydration-responsive element-binding protein 1H — protein sequence MDMGLQLSSSPSSSLSASSSPEHDAGRSSSPAPAPAKRPAGRTKFRETRHPVFRGVRRRGAACRWVCEVRVPGKRGARLWLGTYVTAEAAARAHDAAMLALGSSAARLNFPDSAWLLNVPPALAGLADVRSAAVQAVADFERRETAAIDIAAAATDEATSRVSERTSSSGNAGSLETSEPSADDARFGEVPVAMDSDMFSRLDLFREMDLGMYYYTSLAEALLVDPPPPETAAGAYWDNGDCVEGGADVALWSY from the coding sequence ATGGACATGGGCCTGCAACTCTCGagctccccctcctcctccttatCGGCGTCCTCCTCGCCCGAGCACGACGCGGGgcggtcgtcgtcgccggcgccggcgcccgcgaAGCGCCCTGCGGGGCGCACCAAGTTCCGGGAGACGCGGCACCCGGTGTTCCGCGGCGTGCGGCGCCGGGGCGCGGCCTGCCGGTGGGTGTGCGAGGTGCGCGTCCCTGGCAAGCGCGGCGCCAGGCTCTGGCTCGGGACGTACGTGAcggccgaggccgccgcgcgcgcgcacgacGCCGCCATGCTCGCGCTGGGCAGCTCCGCGGCACGCCTCAACTTCCCGGACTCCGCGTGGCTACTCAACGTGCCGCCCGCGCTCGCCGGCCTCGCCGACGTCCGCAGCGCGGCCGTCCAGGCCGTCGCGGACTTCGAGCGCCGGGAGACCGCCGCGATCGacatcgccgccgctgccaccgacGAGGCCACGTCAAGAGTGTCTGAGCGGACGTCGTCGTCTGGCAATGCCGGTTCGTTGGAGACGTCGGAACCTTCCGCAGATGATGCGAGGTTTGGTGAGGTTCCGGTAGCAATGGACAGCGACATGTTCAGCAGGCTTGACTTGTTCCGGGAAATGGACCTGGGAATGTACTACTACACGAGCCTTGCGGAGGCGCTGCTCgtggatccgccgccgccggagacagCCGCCGGCGCGTACTGGGATAACGGAGACTGCGTTGAGGGAGGAGCTGATGTCGCGCTCTGGagctactag
- the CBF2 gene encoding dehydration-responsive element-binding protein 1H, giving the protein MDAASSPSSSSSHEQHGAACPQPAPPRPKRPAGRTKFKETRHPVYRGVRRRGAAGRWVCEVRVPGKRGQRLWLGTHLTADSAARAHDAAMLALRGPWCSAAACLLNFTDSAWLLAVPHVLPNDFSAVRRAALAALADFQRRDQVARGDATVPVVDEVASSASALPSYMDEASSWASSFQPSEIGDFDVPVVVGSGMFELDMSGEMDLGACYADLAEGLLMEPPQTTPDTEACWGSGYYYDGGADAALWHYGTKHSILL; this is encoded by the coding sequence ATGGACGCGGCCAGCTCcccttcctcgtcgtcctcgcacGAGCAGCACGGGGCGGCGTGTCCAcaaccggcgccgccgcggccgaagCGCCCCGCGGGGCGCACCAAGTTCAAGGAGACGCGGCACCCGGTGTACCGCGGCGTGCGTCGCCGGGGCGCTGCCGGACGCTGGGTCTGCGAGGTCCGCGTGCCGGGGAAGCGCGGCCAGCGGCTCTGGCTCGGGACACACCTCACAGCCGactccgccgcgcgcgcccacgACGCGGCCATGCTCGCGCTGCGCGGACCTTggtgctccgccgccgcgtgcctTCTCAATTTCACAGACTCCGCTTGGCTGCTCGCCGTGCCCCACGTGCTCCCCAACGATTTTTCCGCCGTCAGgcgcgccgccctcgcggcCCTCGCGGACTTCCAGCGCCGGGATCAGGTCGCCCGCGGCGACGCCACCGTCCccgtcgtcgacgaggtcgccTCCAGCGCGTCTGCGCTGCCCTCATACATGGACGAGGCCAGCTCGTGGGCGTCGTCGTTCCAACCTTCTGAAATTGGGGATTTTGACGTTCCGGTTGTTGTGGGTAGCGGCATGTTCGAGCTCGACATGTCCGGCGAAATGGACTTGGGCGCGTGCTACGCGGACCTTGCGGAGGGGCTGCTCATGGAGCCGCCGCAGACGACGCCAGATACCGAGGCGTGCTGGGGAAGCGGATACTACTACGATGGAGGAGCTGACGCCGCGCTCTGGCACTACGGAACGAAACACTCTATCCTGCTTTGA
- the LOC100839455 gene encoding flap endonuclease GEN-like 1, translating to MGVGGSFWDLLKPYARQEGAGYLRGRRVAVDLSFWIVSHTTAIRARSPHARHPHLRTTFFRTLSLFSKMGAFPVFVVDGQPSPLKYQARAARFFRGSGIDRSALQSEDAEGEASVPAPVKGRNAAFTRYVEECVELLGYLGMPVLRATGEAEALCAQLNNEGHVDACITSDSDAFLFGAKTVIKVLRSNCKEPFECYNIADIESGIGLKRKQMVAMALLVGSDHDLHGVPGFGVETALRFVQLFEEDHILDKLKEIGRGIYPFLEGFDKAHVNDLPSPSETSPPVVRSPHCSHCGHPGSKKNHSKTGCNYCLVDTLENCVEKPAGFVCECPSCDKARSLKAQRRHENWQIKVCKRLAAETNFPNEEIIKLYLCDNNLDEENGIPLLRWDEPNVEALVDFLAYMQKWEPSYIRQHMLPMLSTIYLREVASSPCKLLLLYDQYEFLSIERIKIRYGHPYYLVKWKRASSSMVSSGVSDTKPELDGDGHAEVVVLDDDDDEEATVICESADLLDEPDIPQVLRDDNRIFLLTDEDIQLVNAAFPNEARRFQEEQSLREEKTRSRKSKMNLANSMFETPKGPRPSGVQLSIKEFYRSKKAAGDESGKKLHVEGQTSKAASRKSSPVDLDKKIPKSIRRRLLFD from the exons atggGCGTGGGCGGGAGCTTTTGGGACCTCCTGAAGCCGTACGCGCGCCAGGAGGGCGCGGGGTacctccgcggccgccgcgtcgccgtcgACCTTTCCTTCTGGATCGTCtcccacaccaccgccattcGGGCGCGCTCCCCGCACGCGCGGCACCCCCACCTGCGCACCACCTTCTTCCGGACGCTCTCCCTCTTCTCCAAG ATGGGAGCTTTCCCGGTATTCGTGGTGGACGGCCAGCCGTCGCCGCTCAAGTATCAGGCGAGGGCTGCGCGCTTCTTCCGAGGCTCTGGGATTGACCGGTCCGCGTTGCAGAGCGAGGATGCGGAAGGGGAGGCCAGTGTCCCGGCGCCGGTGAAAGGGAGAAATGCTGCGTTCACGCGATACGTAGAGGAGTGCGTG GAACTGCTTGGATATCTTGGAATGCCAGTATTGCGGGCAACTGGTGAAGCTGAAGCTCTCTGCGCTCAGTTGAATAATGAGGGTCATGTAGATGCCTGTATTACTTCAGACAGTGATGCATTCCTCTTCGGTGCTAAGACCGTCATAAAAGTGCTACGATCGAATTGTAAG gaaCCTTTTGAGTGCTACAACATAGCCGATATTGAGTCTGGCATTGGACTGAAGAGGAAACAAATGGTAGCCATGGCCCTTCTTGTTGGCAGTGACCATGATTTGCATGGGGTGCCTGGTTTTGGTGTTGAGACTGCCCTTCGGTTTGTGCAGCTATTTGAGGAGGATCATATTTTAGATAA ATTAAAGGAAATTGGTAGAGGAATCTATCCATTCCTAGAAGGATTTGACAAGGCCCATGTTAATGATCTACCATCACCATCTGAAACGAGCCCACCAGTTGTGAGATCACCTCACTGCTCACATTGTGGTCACCCCGGCAGCAAGAAAAATCATAGCAAGACTGGGTGCAATTATTGCCTGGTGGATACATTAGAAAATTGCGTGGAAAAACCGGCTGGTTTTGTATGTGAATGTCCTAGCTGTGACAAG GCACGCAGTCTGAAAGCACAGAGAAGACACGAAAATTGGCAAATCAAGGTCTGCAAAAGATTAGCTGCCGAGACGAATTTCCCAAATGAAGAGATAATTAAATTGTATTTATGTGATAACAATTTGGATGAAG AAAATGGTATTCCATTGCTCAGGTGGGATGAGCCTAATGTTGAGGCTTTGGTAGACTTCTTGGCTTATATGCAGAAATGGGAGCCATCTTATATCCGACAGCACATGCTTCCTATGCTATCAACCATATATTTACGTGAAGTGGCTTCATCTCCATGTAAATTATTGCTTCTGTATGACCAGTATGAATTCCTTTCAATTGAACGGATTAAGATACGATATGGACACCCTTACTACTTGGTCAAATGGAAGAGGGCCAGTTCCAGTATGGTTTCAAGTGGCGTATCTGATACGAAGCCGGAATTAGATGGGGACGGTCATGCTGAGGTGGTTGTTTtggacgacgatgatgacgaGGAGGCAACAGTGATTTGTGAATCTGCTGACTTGTTAGATGAGCCAGACATACCACAAGTACTCAGGGATGATAACCGCATCTTTCTATTGACCGATGAAGATATTCAGCTCGTGAATGCTGCATTTCCTAATGAAGCACGGCGGTTTCAGGAAGAACAG AGTCTCAGGGAAGAGAAAACAAGATCACGGAAATCCAAGATGAACCTAGCAAATAGCATGTTCGAGACACCAAAAGGCCCAAGACCTAGCGGGGTTCAACTTAGCATCAAGGAGTTCTACCGCTCGAAGAAAGCAGCGGGAGACGAATCTGGGAAGAAGCTGCATGTTGAAGGCCAGACATCGAAGGCTGCATCAAGAAAATCCTCACCTGTGGACCTCGATAAGAAGATACCCAAGTCTATTCGACGGCGCCTGCTTTTCGACTAA
- the LOC100840062 gene encoding dehydration-responsive element-binding protein 1H — MAMDGSDQRISSASSSSSYDQYGVVWSPPPKRPAGRTKFKETRHPVYRGVRRRGSAGRWVCEVRVPGMRNKRLWLGTHLTAESAGRAHDAAMLALRGPSAAAKCLLNFPDSAWLLAVTPSSTHASLDNIQRAALAAVADFQRQEANNVAVANVGANVPIASMAPVDNAGPPPSFRPSAAGMFEAPVAMGSDMFELDMPDEMDLGMYYTDLAEGLLMEPPPPAPDAGACWESGDCGNGGADASLWSY, encoded by the coding sequence ATGGCCATGGACGGCTCCGATCAACGGATCAGCTCcgcttcctcgtcgtcctcgtacGACCAGTACGGCGTGgtttggtcgccgccgccgaagcgcCCAGCGGGGCGCACCAAGTTCAaggagacgcgccacccggTGTACCGTGGAGTGCGCCGCCGAGGCAGCGCCGGCCGATGGGTGTGCGAGGTGCGCGTGCCCGGCATGCGCAACAAGCGGCTCTGGCTCGGGACGCACCTCACCGCCGAGTCTGCTGGCCGAGCCCACGACGCGGCCATGCTCGCGCTGCGCGGCCCCTCCGCTGCCGCCAAATGCCTTCTCAATTTCCCAGACTCCGCGTGGCTCCTCGCCGTGACACCATCGTCCACACACGCTAGCCTTGACAACATCCagcgcgccgccctcgccgccgtcgctgacTTCCAGCGCCAAGAGGCTAACAACGTTGCCGTCGCCAACGTTGGGGCCAACGTCCCCATCGCGTCTATGGCTCCTGTGGATAATgccggcccgccgccgtcgttcCGTCCTAGTGCCGCTGGAATGTTTGAGGCGCCGGTTGCAATGGGCAGCGACATGTTCGAGCTCGACATGCCCGACGAAATGGACCTGGGCATGTACTACACGGACCTCGCGGAGGGGCTGCTcatggagccgccgccgcccgcgccggacGCCGGGGCGTGCTGGGAAAGTGGAGACTGCGGCAACGGCGGAGCTGACGCCTCCCTGTGGAGTTACTGA
- the LOC106866613 gene encoding uncharacterized protein LOC106866613 isoform X2, whose amino-acid sequence MPGVASSKFEPSAEEECSPEMGYPVARPREAGLHPTVVCCGGGPMVSRSSSPSTKSRPVRYSSGGSSRTKSGHWPTMRFSKNREKLHLALLALQFRKEAVQPRDCIAASARVARRIFGKISKVLAYAGPEVLVVAASDLGGL is encoded by the exons ATGCCGGGCGTCGCGTCGTCGAAGTTCGAGCCCTCCGCGGAGGAGGAGTGCTCGCCGGAGATGGGGTATCCGGTGGCGAGGCCGCGGGAAGCCGGCCTCCACCCGACCGTAGTCTGTTGCGGTGGCGGGCCCATGGTGTCGaggtcctcgtcgccgtcaACAAAGTCGAGGCCCGTCCGGTATTCCAGCGGTGGTTCTTCAAGAACAAAATCG GGACACTGGCCTACAATGAGGTTCAGtaaaaacagagaaaaatTGCATCTCGCCCTATTGGCCTTACAGTTTAGGAAGGAAGCGGTACAGCCGCGAGACTGCATCGCCGCGTCAGCGCGCGTGGCTAGGAGGATTTTCGGGAAAATATCAAAG GTCTTGGCATATGCCGGCCCTGAGGTGCTTGTGGTGGCGGCGTCAGATCTGGGTGGCCTGTAG
- the LOC100840362 gene encoding dehydration-responsive element-binding protein 1H — MAMDGSDQWTSSTTSSSSSHDQYMVVWSPPPKRPAGRTKFKETRHPVYRGVRLRGTAGRWVCEVRVPGMRNKRLWLGTHLTAESAARAHDAAMLALRGASAAAAGLLNFPDSAWLLSVTPPALADLDGVQRAALAAVADYQRREAANGAAAVPVVNEAVSNEFASSSDNAVSWATSQASANNGTSEEPVVMGSEMFELGMPEEMDLGMYYKDLAEGLLMEPPPPPPAPNTGTGVCWESGDYGDGGADAALWSY; from the coding sequence ATGGCCATGGACGGCTCCGACCAATGGACCAGCTCCACtacctcctcgtcgtcctcgcacGACCAGTACATGGTggtgtggtcgccgccgccgaagcgcCCGGCTGGGCGCACCAAGTTCAaggagacgcgccacccggTGTACCGCGGAGTGCGCCTCCGGGGCACAGCGGGCCGCTGGGTGTGCGAGGTGCGCGTGCCCGGCATGCGCAACAAGCGGCTCTGGCTCGGGACGCACCTCACCGCcgagtccgccgcccgcgcccacgaCGCGGCCATGCTCGCGCTGCGCGgcgcctccgctgccgccgcgggaCTTCTCAATTTCCCGGACTCCGCGTGGCTTCTCTCCGTGACGCCGCCCGCGCTCGCCGACCTCGACGGAGTCCAGCGCGCCGCCCTGGCTGCCGTCGCTGACTACCAGCGCCGCGAGGCCGccaacggcgccgccgccgttccggtcGTCAATGAGGCCGTCTCCAATGAATTTGCGTCATCGTCCGACAATGCCGTCTCGTGGGCGACGTCGCAAGCTTCTGCCAACAACGGAACATCTGAAGAGCCGGTTGTGATGGGCAGCGAGATGTTCGAGCTCGGCATGCCCGAAGAAATGGACCTGGGCATGTACTACAAGGACCTCGCGGAGGGGCTGCTcatggagccgccgccgccgccgcccgcaccgaACACCGGGACCGGGGTGTGTTGGGAAAGCGGAGActacggcgacggcggagctgACGCCGCACTCTGGAGTTACTGA
- the CBF4 gene encoding dehydration-responsive element-binding protein 1H, which translates to MAMDGYDQWISSASSSSSHDQYGVVWSPPPKRPAGRTKFKETRHPVYRGVRLRGNAGRWVCEVRVPGNRGKRLWLGTHLTAESAARAHDAAMLALHGPSAAAACLLNFPDSAWLLAVTPPALADLDDIQRAALAAVADFQRREAATVPVPVPVAASEITSIASMVPVNDAGSWPSFQPCVAGMFDGPVVMGSDMFELDMPDEMDLGMYYADLAEGLLMEPPLPAPDTGACWEIGEYGDGGTDATLWNY; encoded by the coding sequence ATGGCCATGGACGGCTACGATCAATGGATCAGCTCcgcttcctcgtcgtcctcgcacGACCAGTACGGAGTGGTGTGGTCGCCACCGCCGAAGCGCCCGGCGGGGCGCACCAAGTTCAAGGAGACGCGCCATCCGGTGTACCGCGGAGTTCGTCTCCGGGGCAACGCCGGCCGGTGGGTGTGCGAGGTGCGCGTGCCAGGCAACCGCGGCAAGCGGCTCTGGCTTGGGACGCACCTCACCGCCGaatccgccgcccgcgcccacgaCGCGGCCATGCTCGCGCTGCACGGcccctccgctgccgccgcatGCCTTCTCAATTTCCCGGACTCCGCCTGGCTCCTCGCCGTGACGCCGCCCGCGCTCGCAGACCTCGACGACATCCAGCgtgccgccctcgccgccgtcgctgacTTCCAGCGCCGAGAGGCAGCCAccgtccccgtccccgtcccGGTCGCCGCATCTGAGATAACCTCCATCGCGTCTATGGTCCCTGTGAATGATGCCGGCTCGTGGCCATCGTTCCAGCCTTGTGTCGCTGGAATGTTTGACGGGCCGGTTGTAATGGGCAGCGACATGTTTGAGCTCGACATGCCTGACGAAATGGACCTGGGCATGTACTACGCGGACCTCGCGGAAGGGCTGCTCAtggagccgccgctgcccgcgCCGGACACTGGGGCGTGCTGGGAAATCGGAGAATATGGCGACGGTGGAACTGACGCCACCCTCTGGAATTACTGA